A single region of the Marmota flaviventris isolate mMarFla1 chromosome 10, mMarFla1.hap1, whole genome shotgun sequence genome encodes:
- the LOC139707429 gene encoding olfactory receptor 5V1-like: MTPLEMSNQTFVTEFIFLGFSNHSDLQGLFFLVFLVIYLTTLLGNMLIIMATRVSPALHTPMYFFLSNLSFLDICYTSTTIPVLLVNFFREKKTISYEGCLSQIFFFVTSAGTEGVLLAAMAYDRYVAICRPLQYPVLMRVKVCVGLVTGSWLCGLVNSVTHTVLATTLTLCGPHQISHFLCDIPLLLKLSCSDTSVNESVLHVASATIGLSPCLFTAGSYTLIIAAILRIPSAQGRRKAFSTCASHLTVVVLFYGTANFNYDRPREGYSLDTGILVSVLFCVVTPMLNPIIYSLRNKEVQSALRKLAGRQIA; encoded by the coding sequence ATGACACCATTGGAAATGAGCAATCAAACATTTGtcactgaattcattttcttggGATTTTCCAACCACTCCGACCTACAGGGCTTGTTCTTCCTGGTCTTTCTGGTCATTTACCTGACCACTCTCCTGGGAAACATGCTCATAATCATGGCCACCAGGGTCAGTCCTGCTCTCCACACTCCAATGTACTTTTTCCTCAGCAATTTGAGCTTCTTGGACATCTGCTACACATCCACCACCATCCCAGTACTGCTGGTGAACTTCTTCCGGGAGAAGAAGACCATTTCCTATGAGGGCTGCCTTTCCCAGATCTTCTTCTTTGTGACAAGTGCTGGCACAGAAGGCGTCTTACTGGCTGCCATGGcttatgaccgctatgtggccatttgcCGTCCTCTTCAGTACCCCGTCCTCATGAGGGTGAAGGTCTGTGTTGGTCTGGTGACTGGGTCCTGGCTGTGTGGGCTGGTGAATTCGGTCACACACACGGTGCTGGCCACCACACTCACTCTGTGTGGGCCCCACCAGATCAGCCACTTTCTCTGTGACATCCCATTGCTCCTGAAGCTCTCCTGCTCAGACACCTCTGTCAACGAGTCTGTGCTCCACGTGGCCAGTGCCACCATTGGCCTGAGCCCCTGCCTCTTCACTGCAGGCTCCTACACACTCATCATCGCGGCCATCCTCAGGATTCCCTCtgcccagggcaggaggaaggccttctccacctgtgcgtCCCACCTCACTGTGGTGGTGCTCTTCTATGGAACAGCCAACTTCAACTATGACAGGCCCAGAGAAGGCTACTCCCTGGACACGGGCATCCTGGTCTCTGTGCTCTTCTGTGTGGTGACCCCCATGTTGAACCCCATCATTTACAGCCTGAGAAACAAGGAGGTCCAGAGTGCCCTGAGGAAGCTGGCTGGGAGACAGATTGCATAG
- the LOC114082618 gene encoding olfactory receptor 5V1-like produces MTPLEMSNQTFVTEFIFLGFSNHSDLQGLFFLVFLVIYLTTLLGNMLIIMATRVSPALHTPMYFFLSNLSFLDICYTSTTIPVLLVNFFREKKTISYEGCLSQIFFFVTSAGTEGVLLAAMAYDRSVAICRPLQYPVLMRVKVCVGLVTGSWLCGLVNSVTHTVLATTLTLCGPHQISHFLCDIPLLLKLSCSDTSVNESVLHVASATIGLSPCLFTAGSYTLIIAAILRIPSAQGRRKAFSTCVSHLTVVVLFYGTANFNYDRPREGYSLDTDILVSVLFCVVTPMLNPIIYSLRNKEVQSALRKLAGGCATPCTIKV; encoded by the coding sequence ATGACACCATTGGAAATGAGCAATCAAACATTTGTCACTGAATTCATCTTCTTGGGATTTTCCAACCACTCCGACCTACAGGGCTTGTTCTTCCTGGTCTTTCTGGTCATTTACCTGACCACTCTCCTGGGGAACATGCTCATAATCATGGCCACCAGGGTCAGTCCTGCTCTCCACACTCCAATGTACTTTTTCCTCAGCAATTTGAGCTTCTTGGACATCTGCTACACATCCACCACCATCCCAGTACTGCTGGTGAACTTCTTCAGGGAGAAGAAGACCATTTCCTATGAGGGCTGCCTTTCCCAGATCTTCTTCTTTGTGACAAGTGCCGGCACAGAAGGCGTCTTACTGGCTGCCATGGCTTATGACCGCTCTGTGGCCATTTGCCGTCCTCTTCAGTACCCCGTCCTCATGAGGGTGAAGGTCTGTGTTGGTCTGGTGACTGGGTCCTGGCTGTGTGGGCTGGTGAATTCGGTCACACACACGGTGCTGGCCACCACACTCACTCTGTGTGGGCCCCACCAGATCAGCCACTTTCTCTGTGACATCCCATTGCTCCTGAAGCTCTCCTGCTCAGACACCTCTGTCAACGAGTCTGTGCTCCACGTGGCCAGTGCCACCATTGGCCTGAGCCCCTGCCTCTTCACTGCAGGCTCCTACACACTCATCATCGCGGCCATCCTCAGGATTCCCTCtgcccagggcaggaggaaggccttctccacctgtgtgTCCCACCTCACTGTGGTGGTGCTCTTCTATGGAACAGCCAACTTCAACTATGACAGGCCCAGAGAAGGCTACTCCCTGGACACGGACATCCTGGTCTCTGTGCTCTTCTGTGTGGTGACCCCCATGTTGAACCCCATCATTTACAGCCTGAGAAACAAGGAGGTCCAGAGTGCCCTGAGGAAGCTGGCTGGAGGGTGTGCAACCCCTTGCACGATCAAAGTCTAG